One stretch of Pelmatolapia mariae isolate MD_Pm_ZW linkage group LG3_W, Pm_UMD_F_2, whole genome shotgun sequence DNA includes these proteins:
- the LOC134623519 gene encoding protein NLRC3-like, translating to TLHFLRRLKQHEMADHLRSKIFAPLCKRELKAQLKKKFQCVFEGIAKAGSPTLLNQIYTELHITEGGTAEVNDEHEVRQIETASRKPDRAETTIRQEDIFKVSPGRDEPIRTVLTKGVAGIGKTVLTQKYSLDWAEDKANQDIQFIFPFTFRELNVLKEEKFSLVELVHHFFNQTNQSGICRLEDFQVVFILDGLDECRLNLDFNKTKILTETRKSTSLDELLTNLIRGNLLPSARLWITTRPAAANQIPPQCVDMVTEVRGFTDPQKEEYFRKRFRDEEQASRIISHIKKARSLHIMCHIPVFCWITATVLEDVLETREGGQLPKTLTEMYIHFLVVQAKVKRIKYDGGAETDPHWSPESRKMIESLGKLAFDQLQKGNLIFYEPDLTECGIDIRAASVYSGVFTQIFKEEKQLYQNKVFCFVHLSVQEFLAALHVHLTFINSGLNLLEEQQTTSMWLKLSDKPKLQSLHQCAVDKALQSPNGHLDLFLRFLLGLKTNQTRLQGLMTQTGSSAQTNQEAVKYIKKKLSENLSAEKSINLFHCLNELNDRSLLEEIQQSLRSGRLSTDKLSPAQWSALVFILLSSEKDLDVFDLQKYFCSEEALLRLLPVVKVSKKAL from the exons ACACTCCACTTCTTGAGGAGACTTAAGCAGCATGAGATGGCTGACCATCTGCGGAGCA AAATATTTGCTCCACTCTGTAAACGTGAACTTAAAGCCcaactgaagaagaagttccagtgtgtgtttgagggcatcgctaaagcaggaagccCAACCCtcctgaatcagatctacacagagctccacatcacagagggagggactgcagaggtcaatgatgaacatgaggtcagacagattgaaacagcatccaggaaaccagacagagcagaaacaaccatcagacaagaagacatctttaaagtctcacctggaagagacgaaccaatcagaacagtgctgacaaagggagtggctggcattgggaaaacagtcttaacacagaaatacagcctggactgggctgaagacaaagccaaccaggacatccagttcatatttccattcactttcagagagctgaatgtgctgaaagaggaaaagttcagcttggtggaacttgttcatcacttctttaatCAAACTAACCAATCAGGAATCTGCAGgcttgaagacttccaggttgtgttcatacttgatggtctggatgagtgtcgacttaaTTTGGACTTCAACAAAACTAAAATCCTGACTGAAACaagaaagtccacctcattggatgagctgctgacaaacctcatcaGAGGGAACCTGCTCCCTTCTGCTCGCCTTTGGATAAcaacacgacctgcagcagccaatcagatccctcctcaGTGTGTcgacatggtgacagaggtcagagggttcactgacccacagaaggaggagtacttcaggaagagattcagagatgaggagcaggccagcaggatcatctcccacatcaagaaagctcgaagcctccacatcatgtgccacatcccagtcttctgctggatcactgctacagttctggaggatgtgctggaaaccagagagggaggacagctgcccaagaccctgactgagatgtacatccacttcctggtggttcaggccaaagtcaAGAGGATCAaatatgatggaggagctgagacagatccacactggagtccagagagcaggaagatgattgagtcactgggaaaactggcttttgatcagctgcagaaaggaaacctgatcttctatgaaccagacctgacagagtgtggcatcgatatcagagcagcctcagtgtactcaggagtgttcacacagatctttaaagaggagaaacAACTGTACCAgaacaaggtgttctgctttgttcatctcagtgttcaggagtttctggctgctcttcatgtccacctgaccttcatcaactctggactcaatctgctggaagaacaacaaacaacgTCCATGTGGCTTAAATTATCTGATAAACCAAAACTCCAATCTCTCCACCAGTGTGCTGtggacaaggccttacagagccccaatggacacctggacttgttccttcGTTTTCTCTTGGGTCTGAAGACTAATCAAACTCGTTTGCAAGGCCtgatgacacagacaggaagtagcgcACAGACCAATCAAGAAGCAGTCaagtacatcaagaagaagctcagtgagaatctgtctgcagagaaaagcatcaatctgttccactgtctgaatgaactgaacgatcgttctctactggaggagatccaacagtccctgagatcaggacgtctctccacagataaactgtctcctgctcagtggtcagctctggtcttcatcttactgtcatcagaaaaagatctggatgtgtttgacctgcagAAATACTTTtgttcagaggaggctcttctgaggctgctgccagtggtcaaagtcTCTAAAAAAGCTCTGTAA